A window of Bactrocera dorsalis isolate Fly_Bdor chromosome 4, ASM2337382v1, whole genome shotgun sequence genomic DNA:
acttgtATTTGCAACtacaatttgtttatgtttgtgTGTCGATTTTATCTTATGAAGCGGGGTCTATATGATTATAATATAACATAGTTTTTTAGAGCTGAATCCATGCGCTTATTTCAACATAGGTGATGTTGCGTCGAAAATCATTTCAAAAGCCAGTATGGTAGAATCACTTCCACAGTAGTTGTTTTGTCGATTTAGACTAGTATTAATTATGATCTTGAACCCAACACTTTAAGcttcatataattttaaattcgtaTGCTAGCTTTAAGACTATTGGTGGCAATTTTATCATAGTTACATTGCCTAACATCTGTaatctttcaataaatttgtgcatctaaatttcgaatttaacCGATCATAAAACGGTTAAATGCGGCAAAAATGCCAAACTATTTCACCCATGTTTATAATTTGTGTATGCACTGATGTTTTAACTGCCTAAACCTGTGAGAAATAGAAACTGCCAGCAATGAGGGTAGAAATACTGCTAGTGTGTGCGACTGATATGAAATCCGGTGTAAGTTTAACCATAGatacaaaagaaaatacaacgatctatgtacatatgtctaaatatttcagtatatacCAACATCagatgtacatatacaatatattaaagaTTTCTATGTACATAAACACCATTTCATCTATTCGTTATATATTTACGAGCACATTAAATATACACTGGATCGTCTGCTGATTTTCTTTCCTTCTTATATTTGTGTTGAAAATActtttcgcaaaaattaaaaatttattatttgcttttacagTAGTTGCTAGACTAGCTGTTTATTTAACCTATACGACTGACTATTGTGGCTTTGCACTGTGCATGTACTCTTGGTACCGAGAGCCTGTCTACTTGACTGAAAGACGTGGGTATGTGAATGTCACACTGTTTGCGGTTAGTAAACTTCAATTTGGTTGCGAGTGCCAAGTTTTGCATGAGGCTAATTTGCAAACTCGATAGAATTTTGATGGGCTTTAATGTAATGTGTTGACATTTGGACAGTTTcgtgcacacatatgtacatccacatattatatattcaaattAATGTGGCTGCTGTATGCTAAGTAGATATTTTGGGTGTCGCAGGCGTTATTGTGGGTGGTGTATGAACACATTGCTTTacgaaagtttttaaatatatttaaagcaaatacGTTGGGTTTTACAAAATTGCACTTGCACATTCAGTTtcgaatttattattaaaaaaagtttatatatgtgaAAACCTCACTTAAGGTATTTTGTTTAAACCTAATAAATCATGAATAAATTCATCTTTCAATATCAAATTGTTGTTCCAATTAATTTTAtacattgttttaaaataattatgagtacaagtacacatacatattctaTGCGACCATACGAGCCGttaatagttaattttttttattttaagcatGCAGTGGCTGCAAGAGGATTGTTGAAATTGGCACTTGTGTTATGTATTCCTATTACGccatatgcatatgtttataaatttggcAGCCCTATAGAGCTCAATACTTGCTAATTTAGATATATCGCATATAGGTAGGACAACCGTTAGATATacttatattcatacatacaaacttatagGTATTTATTATACACGTGGTATAGAGTGGCAATGACTTTTACTGAAAGCAGTgacttttgtattatattttttccaccCTTTTGTTATCTTTCGCCTACGAACTCACAAATTCTGTGCTGAACTCCCTCGACCGTTGACGCATATGTGTGGTTATTGTTTGTGTGTACGCAGATATATAGCATCACGTTTACCAGTCACGTGATCGTGCTGCTTCGTTTTCTGTGTGGAATGTTGTGCTGCGGCGTGACTCTACATATTGGCTCTGGGTCTGCGCTACAATTTGGCCAGAAcgtggtggtggcggtggagCCGGAATATGCTGCTGGAAGGTTGCCtgaaaaacgcaaaaatatCACATATAAAAATAGCAATGCAAAAGTATTTATTAGAGTGGGTTTACGTAATTATAAATCTTATActgacatgtacatatatgtgggcaaaatatagtaaaactttttaatataaatttcgcGCAAAAACCCATTCacagaaatttattttctaggttggtatgactgtcagtgacatctgtgtcaaatgtcacatcaaaatattcatgagtgtttagtatacgtttgtcttctgaagtacataaagtacattcggcgatttttacgatgagttaaactattcaacaaagaagtgcCATTAAATTATgagtgcggaatcaaatttctggtgctgaAACATTCAGAATGATGGAAGAGACCTTCGGCGATAATGTTTTGTCGCGAGCAGGTACAAATTATTCGAAGAGGGTGCAAAATGCGTTGACGCCGAATCATGTCCAGGACAGCCATCAACATCAagtgatgatcaacacgtcaataaaataaaagaattggtgcttgagaaatGACGATGGCATTCAGAGATCTTGCTGGCATCAATCgaatatcgaaaggatcaaACATAATCATTTGGgcaaaagaaaagtgaaaacacgattggttttcaaatcactcaatttttttggaaacagcgtcgcgttaacggccgtgaaacaatgctttccgactaccaggatattTCTAAAATGCATTATTGGGAATGGGTCTCGGATCTACGCTTACTACCCAGAAACAGACGATCATGCGGACGAATATCATgtcaaaggtgagccgaagccaaaaAAACACGACAACGCAGGTCAAAAAGGTTTTATTGGcagtgtgacttctggctattcagcaaactcaaacaacTCGAAACAACTTCGGTGAAACCGCTTTGAGTcgattgaagacattaaacgtgattGGAAGAAACTTTGGCAGTAGTGTATTGGGTCAAGGGAGATTACTTGAGGGGGACGAAATAgatttcgaagaaaaaattaagaattttaaaattataaacaaagtcttactatttgttGCTCATAAGTACTCATATTAATTGAAAACTTTTCCACCAAATCGGAAATCGGTAATCTAACggatttttcgaaaatcataAAGGAGTCAAGTTATACTTGCTATTGTATGGAAATTATCAGTATATAACATATTTTCGAACGTAAACgaattaatttttgatgtttgcctccaaaatcgaaatatttccCTACCAGTTGGACCtgttaaaaacttaattattaattattttatacacaAGTTAAAATATGAACGTGAATGATACATTTTCCTCATTTTTTCAATGTTGTAAAATACTTTTCCGATTTTCTCCATTTTGGAGACGAAAGTCGACAAACTAAGATATGCATATCTTTATTGCatgtttccaaaaaaattctttggtaaaaatccaatttttttgtCTAGTCGTATAAAAAAGAATCgaagaaacacatttttttctctttgacACATGACAAGGGGTTAACAGACCTTTAATAGTTTAATGGAGAAAATAGGAGAAAAAATCGAAAGTGCCATTAACTATCTGCGTTGGACTCGtctgttaaaaaattaagaccACTAAGACCATTAATGCAGTTaggtaatatattatatttttataatttttatgtactaaAAGAACCACTTACCATACGTTGTGAACGGCGTGATCTTGGTGTGGCTTCTGGTGATGAAAGCTCATCTGGGGCCGCCCAGTGCTCGGTAAATTCGCTTGCCGAACGCGCTAACGATGGATGACTGACCGATCGGTGAAAAGAACGTCTATCTTCATCATCATAGTACTGCATCGGATAAAAAGAGCTTGCGTCTGAAACGTTGTCTAAGTGATCAGGTCTTCCGAAGTCGACAGTAACTTCAGACATAGAGCGGAAATCATTTTGATCCGTGTGATACGAAGTACGCGATGAGCGGCGTGAACGGTGCATATTAAAACTGTTGTCACGCAATGGCATACTTGGATCTTGGCGTATGGTTCGCACAGAGGAACCGCCGTCACTATCGTACTCGTACAATGTTGGCAAGGAACTGCGTCGGGAGCGCGTGTCCCATGGTTGGGTTTTCTTTGAGCGTTTTGGTGCGCGCATTTCCACATCCGTATCATCATCAGCGGGTGGCGCCAGTATACGTATGATAACATCCCAAGTCTGGGGCTCAAATATACGTTCATAACGAGTATCTTGGCGAATTCGTTCGAAATCTTCACGCACCACAGCTTCTGTCAGCATTGTGCGCAATGATGATTCTGTAGTTATGATCTCTTTCCATTTGGCCTTGTCGTCATAGCTGATGAACCGTGTGAGAGGATGAACACTGGAATGCACGGAACTGGCATCATCTGCCTCGGAGAACTCAGGTTCTTCCAAAACGCGTATTAGCACACCCCAGTTGCGCACTGCCTTATCTTCTGGTGGCATTTCAATGGGTTTCATGTTGCCTACCAACTGTGGACTGGTCAGCTCCTTTTTGTTGTCATAGATTTGTTGTGGCGGTTCTTTAGGTATTATTGGCAAGCTTAGTTCGGAGCGTTCCATTTTAGGCGTGAGAGTCATGCCAGAAGCACTTGAGATATCCGAGAAGTTCTCCCATCGTTGCTGTTCACGTTCAGTTGGATAATTACGTATCTTAACATCCCATGTTGGATCGGGAATTGGCGGTGGCAATGGCTTAGGCTTCGCCTTGTATTCGGTAACACGTCGTTTATGACTCTCAATGTCTTCAATGGTCTTCTTTTCAGTAATGGTACGTAAGTATACGTCATCTACAGTGTGTGATGTGACTTGAGGTTTTTTCACAACAATTGGTGGCTCCGGTGGAAGGTAATCTGCCTCGAAGAAATGCGTACTATCGACCATTTCGCCAACCGAGTGCATGTCAGGTGCTTCGGATTGCAAATCGGTGACCTCACTAACTGTTGGTGCATCAGTAAAATCTGACCAGGTTTCAGGACGTCCATCGACCATTTCATGATGGGTGCGTGCATATACGGAGAACACAGGctctggtggtggtggtggtgatgaTTCCGCAGTATGTTTAGGTGCCGGGTGTAATTCAGGAACATATGTGAACTGGGTATGCACAGTCTCCTCTGGCGGGGGCATTGAATCCATAGTCATAATACTTTCACGGTCTTCATGTGTCTCCATAATAGTCGATAGATTATTACGATCTGGACGAAGTGTTGCGACACTTTCAGTGTCTGAGGTAACGGGTGaaggtggtggtggcggcgatTTCTTGACGCGTACTTGAACGTCGAATTTCGGTGATGAAGATTCCTTAATGGCAATAGGATGACGAGGAACTGAAGTGGCTAATGCATTAGCAGCCTGCACTTCTTGAGTATGTCCATAGTGATCGCTATAAATGCTGGAAGTCTCTTGGACAAATGCACGATTTTCAAAGCTACCTGCTGAGCTAAATGGCAGTGATCTGGAagtaatatgtatgttttaataaAACTCACTTAAATTTGTTGGTTAAAAATTACCTCGTATCGATTTCTTCGATTTCGGAATGTGACTCGCTTGGATAGTCGGAAGGTATGAGCGCACCTTCGCTACCCGATGAACTATGCACAGCCGCCAATGGCACCATAGCTCGGGGTATTTTAACACCTTCGAAGGCACTGATATTACCCATGCTACTACCACTCAATTTGGTGATTTCTGAGCCACTGCCCATGGACATAGGGAGGCGACGCACCACCGGTATTGGGCGACTGCGCAAGCAGTAGTATGACACAGCCAAACCAAGCAGTAGTAATGTAAGGAACATAATGGCGCAAATAATTAAGAGTAGCTGTATACCTTTAAGAGGCGGCTGTAGAACGGAACCAGTGGCGATGGGATTCAAGCTGTTCAATcataccaaaattaaaaagtttaattttttttatttttattttttaataatatcaatttttagttaaaaattaagttgagtGTGACTTcagataataaatttaaaatatcgcaACGTTCGGCATTTAGGATAAGTAACTTACATAGGTGCTGGTAGAGCTGGTGGCAGTGAAGGTATGGGCGGCGGATAACGGCAAACGATTGTAATTATCTCATCACCGTCCATTTCCAAATTGGCATGAAAACGAACAATTATATTGTTGGTAAAGACGCGAGTGGGATTCTAAAATGTAAATTTCGAAAAGTTAGCGATGACTTTGTTACatactttcaaaattattacctGTATAGTCCCACATCCTTTAAGGGGTAGCTCCAGTCTATAACTCAGGGCACCTTTGCCATTCACACGACAAGCGCTGCTGCGATCATAATCTGCTTGAATTATACCGTGGAACGGTTCATTGAACTTCATGTCGACCTGTGATAAGGAATTCGCAATATAATcaatcataaaaatataagaGTTTATACTCACTTGCATTGAACCGGCGGCACAATTAAGCGCTGCTTTCGTGCGGTTCAAAAATATCAATGGACTGATATCATCTAACTTGGTAAcctgaaaaaaagaaacaaataagtttagttaTTTCTAAAGTATTGAAGTTTTAGCATtagcaaaattttcgaaaaatttctggACTCTTCACAGAGTGAGTCTTCGTATTAGGGAACATCACCTCATTTTCTTACATCTCATCTTTTACATAACGTTTGAATGTGCTCATTGTTTGGTACATGCAATTCTCGATTAGTCGGCTAACATTTACTTCGTGAGGTAGTTTGAAAGAGTAAAAATTTGCATTCACCACTTAAGTAACAGAAGAAAGTTCTCACAATTCAGCCAGTGTATGCCttacttttctttttattggtAAGAACTCAGACGAATAGTGTTATACACCAGTGACCTTCATCCGATGTAAGATGCACACATATTCGCATATGattgtatatataattcatCATGGAATAAGAAAAAACCACAGTAACACAGAGGTGGACATACACGATTATCTCTCATCAAAATATTAGATCGAAACTCAACAccggaaaaatttaaaataacacaaatctctggcttttttatttgttttttttttatttgtttattatagtGACTAATATAccctaataaaaaagtttgagg
This region includes:
- the LOC105233122 gene encoding uncharacterized protein LOC105233122, which produces MGWAPLLWCLLLALSTTVLLNGVQAQSNYVQQGDSGNYTTNGLPEEATLDGKVTKLDDISPLIFLNRTKAALNCAAGSMQVDMKFNEPFHGIIQADYDRSSACRVNGKGALSYRLELPLKGCGTIQNPTRVFTNNIIVRFHANLEMDGDEIITIVCRYPPPIPSLPPALPAPILNPIATGSVLQPPLKGIQLLLIICAIMFLTLLLLGLAVSYYCLRSRPIPVVRRLPMSMGSGSEITKLSGSSMGNISAFEGVKIPRAMVPLAAVHSSSGSEGALIPSDYPSESHSEIEEIDTRSLPFSSAGSFENRAFVQETSSIYSDHYGHTQEVQAANALATSVPRHPIAIKESSSPKFDVQVRVKKSPPPPPSPVTSDTESVATLRPDRNNLSTIMETHEDRESIMTMDSMPPPEETVHTQFTYVPELHPAPKHTAESSPPPPPEPVFSVYARTHHEMVDGRPETWSDFTDAPTVSEVTDLQSEAPDMHSVGEMVDSTHFFEADYLPPEPPIVVKKPQVTSHTVDDVYLRTITEKKTIEDIESHKRRVTEYKAKPKPLPPPIPDPTWDVKIRNYPTEREQQRWENFSDISSASGMTLTPKMERSELSLPIIPKEPPQQIYDNKKELTSPQLVGNMKPIEMPPEDKAVRNWGVLIRVLEEPEFSEADDASSVHSSVHPLTRFISYDDKAKWKEIITTESSLRTMLTEAVVREDFERIRQDTRYERIFEPQTWDVIIRILAPPADDDTDVEMRAPKRSKKTQPWDTRSRRSSLPTLYEYDSDGGSSVRTIRQDPSMPLRDNSFNMHRSRRSSRTSYHTDQNDFRSMSEVTVDFGRPDHLDNVSDASSFYPMQYYDDEDRRSFHRSVSHPSLARSASEFTEHWAAPDELSSPEATPRSRRSQRMATFQQHIPAPPPPPRSGQIVAQTQSQYVESRRSTTFHTENEAARSRDW